A region from the Brassica napus cultivar Da-Ae chromosome C8, Da-Ae, whole genome shotgun sequence genome encodes:
- the LOC111212952 gene encoding putative box C/D snoRNA protein SPCC613.07: MNNVESEQKSMDDDDKVCGECKSNPWKYKCPGCSIRSCALPCVKAHKKRTGCTGKRKLTDFVPLSKFDDNLLLSDYNLLEETKRVAESALRRRHQLCKNPHFRLRLPYDLRSLQVAAADRKTKLWFLPGGMLKRDKNQSRYDNGRKCIHWTIEWRFHSTDVVLVDHGVGEDTSLCSVIENHLKPGPWIHKLKPFSDVDLDSLKLFIRTYPKGAKVPFKELDIKAPLRQQLAQVTILEYPVIHVYLPSHSYDFEVIRDFDSEKTTPEPKYYSQAEGATTREEEIEEDDDIDSFEPEVLDLMKQINSNPRRQVSEVSKAEGGGAKNAHHVDDNMELEFEQGLIDTYADIFPELNPGDYFNFECEFAKGFDSDEDCNLQSLAAADLDIDGLEEGEIVE; this comes from the exons ATGAACAACGTCGAATCCGAACAAAAATCAATGGACGATGATGATAAAGTCTGCGGCGAATGCAAGTCGAACCCATGGAAATACAAATGCCCAGGATGCTCAATTCGATCGTGCGCCCTCCCTTGTGTCAAAGCTCACAAGAAGCGAACAGGCTGTACCGGAAAACGGAAACTCACTGACTTCGTTCCCCTCTCCAAGTTCGACGATAATCTCCTCCTCTCCG ATTACAATTTGCTGGAGGAGACGAAGAGAGTGGCGGAGTCTGCTCTGAGAAGGAGACATCAGCTATGTAAAAACCCTCACTTTAGGCTTAGGCTACCCTATGATCTTCGGAGCCTTCAGGTTGCTGCTGCTGACCGCAAAACTAAGCTCTGGTTTCTCCCTGGTGGGATGTTGAAGAGGGATAAGAACCAGAGTCGTTACGATAACGG GAGAAAGTGCATTCATTGGACGATTGAGTGGCGGTTTCACTCTACAGATGTTGTTCTTGTTGATCATGG TGTTGGTGAAGATACAAGCCTTTGCTCTGTGATTGAGAATCATCTTAAGCCAGGCCCTTGGATTCACAAGCTCAAGCCTTTTTCTGACGTGGATCTTGATTCTCTCAAGCTTTTTATACGCACATACCCCAAG GGTGCAAAGGTTCCTTTCAAGGAGCTGGACATCAAGGCTCCTTTGAGACAACAGCTTGCTCAAGTAACTATCTTAGAGTACCCGGTGATCCATGTTTATCTTCCTTCCCACAGCTACGACTTTGAAGTTATCAGAGACTTCGACAGTGAGAAAACGACACCTGAGCCTAAATACTATAGCCAGGCAGAAGGTGCAACCACGCGAGAAGAGGAAATAGAAGAAGATGACGACATTGACTCATTTGAGCCAGAGGTTCTTGATCTTATGAAACAGATTAACTCTAACCCGCGTCGGCAAGTCTCAGAGGTCAGCAAGGCTGAGGGTGGGGGTGCCAAGAATGCACATCATGTTGATGATAACATGGAGCTGGAGTTTGAGCAAGGGTTAATAGACACATACGCTGATATTTTCCCGGAGTTGAACCCTGGTGACTATTTCAATTTCGAATGTGAGTTTGCAAAGGGGTTTGATTCAGATGAGGATTGCAATCTCCAGAGTCTAGCTGCTGCTGATTTGGACATTGATGGACTAGAGGAAGGGGAAATCGTTGAATAG
- the LOC111212949 gene encoding clathrin coat assembly protein AP180-like codes for MPSKLKKAIGAVKDQTSISLAKVTNGANRGRGGDLTTLEVAILKATSHDEDVPIDDRLVSDILSIISSKKSHAAACAAAIGRRIGRTRSWIVALKSLVLVLRIFQDGDPYFPREVLHGMKRGAKILNLSTFRDDSNSRPWDYTAFVRTYALYLDERLDCFLTGKLQRRYTTNNKNQTGIRSRFNPRIRNKTDEPAVRDMKPATLLDKITYWQRLLDRAIATRPTGDAKANRLVKTSLYAVAQESFDLYRDISDGLALLLDSFFHLPYKSCIHAFQASVRASKQFEELIGFYELCKASGVGRTSEYPSVQKISIELLETLQEFLKDQSSFPGNNAGMYPSPNSLLLPPPPSTVSNSLSERCCSDYGSFRSASLEDAGTSSPSMSCRSEPYGGGGGREDPNGNSFDTVSTKSLPNTPSSVTLKMLDDKERKKKKQEEASDPWEALMLRDEPRKNIETIPEEPSTSENQRDSGNWLLALEETVTTQVEDANSMAIVPFGLDDPVPFQATMDQHNPFMVEPAAPLAKVGTSGELMSTAFNALALTEFQGNVPDDFVPSSAPTFKATGSLPDKCEPFATFESFGFGESVSENGGVHERSVLQEQQLWLQNQNKIISKHLN; via the coding sequence ATGCCGAGCAAGCTGAAAAAGGCGATAGGAGCGGTTAAAGACCAGACGAGCATCAGCCTCGCCAAAGTCACCAACGGAGCCAACAGAGGCCGCGGCGGCGACCTCACCACCCTCGAAGTAGCCATCCTCAAAGCCACGAGCCACGACGAAGACGTCCCGATCGACGACCGTCTCGTCTCCGACATCCTCTCAATCATATCCTCCAAAAAATCCCACGCCGCCGCCTGCGCCGCGGCGATCGGACGCCGCATCGGGCGGACGCGGAGCTGGATCGTCGCGCTAAAATCCCTGGTCCTCGTCCTCAGGATCTTCCAAGATGGAGACCCTTACTTCCCTCGCGAAGTCCTCCACGGCATGAAACGCGGCGCGAAAATCCTCAACCTCTCCACCTTCCGCGACGATTCGAACTCGCGACCTTGGGACTACACAGCCTTCGTCCGCACGTACGCGCTGTACCTCGACGAGAGACTCGACTGCTTCTTAACCGGGAAGTTACAGAGACGTTACACTACTAATAACAAGAACCAAACCGGAATCAGATCCCGATTTAATCCGAGAATTAGAAATAAAACCGACGAACCGGCGGTTAGAGATATGAAACCGGCGACGCTCCTCGACAAAATCACGTACTGGCAGAGACTGCTAGACAGAGCCATCGCGACGCGTCCGACGGGAGACGCGAAGGCCAACAGGCTCGTGAAGACGTCTCTCTACGCGGTTGCGCAGGAGAGCTTCGATCTCTACAGAGACATCTCCGACGGTTTGGCTCTCCTCCTCGACAGCTTCTTCCACCTTCCGTACAAATCTTGCATCCACGCGTTTCAAGCCTCCGTCAGGGCTTCGAAGCAGTTCGAGGAGCTTATTGGCTTCTACGAGCTATGCAAAGCGAGCGGCGTGGGGAGGACGTCGGAGTATCCGAGCGTTCAGAAGATCTCGATAGAGCTGCTGGAGACGCTGCAGGAGTTTTTGAAGGACCAGTCTTCGTTTCCGGGGAACAACGCGGGGATGTATCCGTCGCCGAatagtcttcttcttcctcctcctccttcgaCGGTTTCGAACTCGTTGTCGGAGAGGTGTTGTTCGGATTACGGGTCGTTTCGGAGTGCTTCTTTGGAGGATGCGGGGACTAGTAGTCCTTCCATGTCGTGTCGTTCAGAGCCttacggaggaggaggaggaagagaggaTCCTAATGGGAATAGCTTCGATACGGTTTCGACTAAGTCTCTTCCTAATACTCCCTCCAGTGTCACATTAAAGATGTTGGATGacaaggagaggaagaagaagaagcaagaggAAGCTTCTGATCCTTGGGAGGCTTTGATGTTGAGAGATGAACCGAGGAAGAACATTGAAACGATTCCTGAAGAGCCTTCAACCTCTGAGAATCAGAGAGACTCAGGGAACTGGTTGCTTGCGCTGGAAGAAACAGTTACTACGCAAGTAGAGGATGCGAACTCAATGGCGATCGTACCGTTCGGATTGGATGATCCGGTGCCGTTTCAAGCCACCATGGACCAACACAATCCATTCATGGTGGAACCAGCTGCGCCGTTAGCTAAAGTCGGTACAAGTGGAGAACTGATGAGTACCGCGTTCAATGCCTTGGCTCTCACGGAGTTTCAGGGAAACGTTCCTGATGATTTTGTGCCCTCGTCTGCCCCAACTTTTAAGGCCACAGGGAGTTTGCCCGACAAGTGTGAGCCATTTGCAACGTTTGAGAGTTTTGGGTTCGGAGAGAGTGTTTCAGAAAATGGAGGGGTACATGAGCGATCTGTGTTGCAAGAACAGCAGTTATGGTTGCAGAATCAAAACAAGATCATATCTAAGCATTTGAATTGA